In a single window of the Massilia oculi genome:
- a CDS encoding carotenoid oxygenase family protein: MDRRSFLHAGAALGALALAPGARADEATYQRFHAALARDPSLAVYANQAGSQGGDAVIKGRLPRDLRGTFYRNGPGRFELGGERHHHWFDGDGFAQAWTVADGKVRHRGRFVETQRYAEESAAGQFLYPAFGTLVTRRGVRDNDTMNAANTNLLPYDGRLYALWEGGSATELDPESLATRGLKTWSDDLRAMPFSAHPKLDPQGGMWNFGTLPGANRLALYQIGAQGQVLRTALLPAPQLALVHDFVISSKHLIFVVPPYDLKKDPGLSFAERHAWAGGARGARVLAIAKDTLALRQVFELPPHMVFHFGNAWEDGDCTRFDVVLHEGDALAEVGSVMHGEHTPPRSRTVQVTLDYASGQARTERLFGTSEFPRVMPQVAMARHRRLALLGASGASPGLRLDSVNLVDTDSGKVDGYVFGAGWQVEEHVLVPRRNARSETDGYLVGAAQDLRARQTVMTVFDAAGVKDGPVALARLPYRAPHCFHGNFLTA, encoded by the coding sequence ATGGACCGCCGCTCCTTCCTGCATGCAGGCGCCGCCCTCGGCGCCCTCGCCCTCGCACCAGGCGCCCGCGCCGACGAGGCCACCTACCAGCGCTTCCACGCCGCCCTGGCGCGCGACCCGTCGCTGGCGGTCTACGCCAACCAGGCCGGCAGCCAGGGAGGCGATGCCGTCATCAAGGGCCGCCTACCGCGCGACCTGCGCGGCACCTTCTACCGCAACGGGCCGGGCCGCTTCGAGCTGGGGGGCGAACGCCATCACCACTGGTTCGACGGCGACGGCTTCGCCCAGGCCTGGACCGTGGCCGACGGCAAGGTGCGCCACCGCGGCCGCTTCGTCGAGACCCAGCGCTACGCCGAAGAAAGCGCGGCCGGCCAGTTCCTGTATCCGGCCTTCGGCACCCTGGTCACGCGCCGGGGCGTGCGCGACAACGACACCATGAACGCCGCCAACACCAACCTGCTGCCCTACGACGGCCGGCTGTATGCGCTGTGGGAAGGCGGCTCGGCGACCGAACTCGATCCGGAGTCGCTGGCCACGCGCGGGCTCAAAACCTGGAGCGACGACTTGCGCGCGATGCCGTTCTCGGCCCACCCCAAGCTCGATCCGCAGGGCGGCATGTGGAACTTCGGCACGCTGCCCGGCGCCAACCGGCTGGCGCTGTACCAGATCGGCGCCCAGGGCCAGGTGCTGCGCACCGCCCTGCTGCCGGCGCCGCAACTGGCGCTGGTGCACGACTTCGTCATCAGCAGCAAGCACCTGATCTTCGTGGTGCCGCCCTATGACCTGAAAAAGGATCCCGGCCTGAGCTTCGCCGAACGCCACGCGTGGGCCGGCGGCGCCCGTGGCGCGCGGGTGCTGGCGATCGCCAAGGACACGCTGGCGCTGCGCCAGGTATTCGAGCTGCCGCCCCATATGGTGTTCCACTTCGGGAATGCCTGGGAAGACGGCGACTGCACCCGCTTCGACGTGGTGCTGCACGAGGGCGATGCGCTGGCCGAGGTGGGCAGCGTGATGCATGGCGAGCACACGCCGCCGCGCAGCCGCACGGTGCAGGTCACGCTGGACTATGCCAGCGGCCAGGCGCGCACCGAGCGCCTGTTCGGCACCAGCGAATTCCCGCGCGTGATGCCGCAGGTGGCGATGGCGCGCCACCGCCGCCTGGCCCTGTTGGGCGCCAGCGGCGCCTCGCCCGGCCTCAGGCTCGACAGCGTCAACCTGGTCGATACGGATAGCGGCAAGGTCGATGGCTACGTCTTCGGCGCCGGCTGGCAGGTGGAGGAACACGTGCTGGTCCCGCGCCGCAACGCGCGCTCGGAGACTGACGGCTACCTGGTCGGCGCGGCCCAGGACTTGCGCGCCAGGCAGACCGTGATGACGGTGTTCGACGCCGCCGGCGTCAAGGATGGTCCCGTGGCGCTGGCGCGACTTCCCTATCGCGCGCCGCACTGCTTTCATGGTAATTTCTTAACAGCATGA
- a CDS encoding DUF2141 domain-containing protein, whose protein sequence is MNRLALLLALLSSAAASHAADLSIQVDGARGAGGSVKIALFDSADRFLKRPLHSASAPVRNGGATFALKDLAAGQYAIAAYHDANDNDKLDQNMMGVPVEATGFSNDALGNMGPPAFEAARFALPAKGGATHITLR, encoded by the coding sequence ATGAACCGCCTTGCCCTTCTGCTTGCCCTGCTGTCCAGCGCTGCCGCCAGCCACGCCGCCGACCTGTCGATCCAGGTCGACGGCGCGCGCGGCGCCGGCGGCAGCGTGAAGATCGCCCTGTTCGACAGCGCCGACCGCTTCCTCAAGCGCCCCTTGCACAGCGCCAGCGCGCCGGTCCGGAATGGCGGCGCCACGTTCGCGCTCAAGGACCTGGCGGCCGGCCAGTACGCCATCGCCGCCTACCATGATGCCAACGACAACGACAAGCTGGACCAGAACATGATGGGCGTCCCGGTCGAAGCGACCGGTTTCAGCAACGATGCGCTGGGCAATATGGGCCCGCCGGCGTTCGAGGCCGCCCGCTTCGCGTTGCCGGCCAAGGGCGGCGCCACCCACATCACCCTGCGCTGA
- a CDS encoding TetR/AcrR family transcriptional regulator gives MSKAQNETVAAVKSAGRPKASEVEARTQELIHAAGCLILRHGYTKVSLEAIAREARVAVRTIYVKFGGKAGLLRAVLASRRERLFAGHDMDVDTRPLRAIVDDFARSFYDLLVDPDTMAMQRVVIAEAGSNPELAEAFYEGGPRLTREMLYRFFSRPDIRSQLRDDVPLELLPTHLIGCICGDPIGRFLFPDTQPSREEARRELAARLELFYASVLKNC, from the coding sequence ATGAGCAAAGCACAGAATGAAACAGTGGCGGCCGTCAAATCCGCCGGACGTCCGAAGGCGTCGGAAGTCGAGGCCCGCACCCAGGAATTGATCCACGCCGCGGGCTGCCTCATCCTGCGCCATGGCTATACCAAGGTCAGCCTGGAAGCCATCGCCCGCGAGGCGCGGGTGGCGGTGCGCACGATCTATGTGAAATTCGGCGGCAAGGCCGGCCTGCTCAGGGCTGTGCTCGCCTCAAGGCGCGAACGCCTGTTTGCCGGGCACGACATGGACGTCGACACCCGGCCGCTGCGCGCGATCGTCGACGACTTCGCGCGCAGCTTCTACGATTTGCTGGTCGACCCGGATACGATGGCCATGCAGCGCGTGGTGATCGCCGAAGCCGGCAGCAATCCGGAACTGGCCGAGGCTTTCTATGAAGGCGGGCCGCGCCTGACGCGCGAGATGCTGTACCGCTTCTTTTCGCGTCCGGACATCCGCAGCCAGTTGCGCGACGACGTGCCGCTGGAATTGCTGCCGACCCACCTGATCGGCTGCATCTGCGGCGATCCGATCGGGCGCTTCCTGTTCCCCGATACGCAACCGTCGCGCGAGGAAGCGCGGCGCGAGCTGGCGGCGCGTCTCGAGCTGTTTTATGCCAGTGTGCTGAAGAATTGTTAA
- a CDS encoding HlyD family secretion protein produces MAEMHSTAGQAPAAQTPAGGAPGSGPGKSGPNKRVLVVVGLIALAAIGAGGRMWYRSHHFVETENAYVTGRVHQVSSRVAGVVTRVAVDDNQLVKAGDVIAELDPVDHAVRVEQIEAQIASVQQQLKQAEAQIEQVRAQAAAAGAQVKQSQAQLLRARQDAERFGQLYNETMKAVSKAEVDASSAARDAAVADLAARRDNAAAAQAQIGAAEAGRDVLKAQVKVLQAQWKEAQQQLAYNRIVAPVDGRVGRRSVEVGARVQPGQAMLAVVEDNVWVVANFKETQLAGLAPGQQVSLDVDALPEHHLVGRVDSFAPASGNQFALLPADNATGNFTKIVQRVPVKITLDPQDVKKYAGRLVPGMSVVAEVELGQDVKPTQTAAVH; encoded by the coding sequence ATGGCAGAGATGCACAGCACGGCAGGGCAGGCGCCCGCGGCACAAACCCCAGCGGGCGGGGCGCCAGGCAGCGGACCCGGCAAGAGCGGGCCCAACAAGCGTGTGCTGGTGGTGGTCGGCCTGATCGCGCTGGCCGCGATCGGTGCTGGCGGACGCATGTGGTACCGCAGCCATCACTTCGTCGAGACCGAAAATGCCTACGTCACCGGGCGCGTGCACCAGGTGTCGTCGCGCGTGGCCGGCGTGGTGACGCGGGTAGCGGTGGACGACAACCAGCTGGTGAAGGCGGGCGACGTGATCGCCGAGCTGGATCCGGTCGACCATGCCGTGCGCGTCGAGCAGATCGAAGCCCAGATCGCCAGCGTGCAGCAGCAGCTCAAGCAGGCCGAGGCCCAGATAGAGCAGGTGCGCGCGCAGGCCGCCGCCGCCGGCGCCCAGGTCAAGCAGTCCCAGGCCCAGTTGCTGCGGGCGCGCCAGGATGCCGAACGCTTCGGCCAGCTGTACAACGAGACCATGAAGGCGGTCTCGAAGGCCGAGGTGGATGCCTCGAGCGCCGCGCGCGACGCCGCCGTGGCCGACCTGGCCGCGCGCCGCGACAACGCCGCGGCGGCGCAAGCCCAGATCGGCGCTGCCGAGGCGGGCCGCGACGTGCTCAAGGCGCAGGTGAAGGTGTTGCAGGCGCAGTGGAAGGAAGCGCAGCAGCAGCTGGCCTACAACCGCATCGTGGCGCCGGTGGACGGCCGCGTCGGCCGCCGCAGCGTCGAAGTCGGCGCCCGCGTGCAGCCGGGCCAGGCGATGCTGGCCGTGGTCGAGGACAACGTGTGGGTGGTCGCCAACTTCAAGGAAACCCAGCTCGCCGGCCTGGCGCCGGGACAACAGGTCAGCCTCGACGTCGACGCGCTGCCCGAGCATCATCTGGTGGGCCGCGTGGACAGCTTCGCCCCGGCCTCGGGCAACCAGTTCGCGCTGCTGCCGGCCGATAACGCGACCGGCAACTTCACCAAGATCGTGCAGCGCGTGCCGGTCAAGATCACGCTCGATCCGCAGGACGTGAAGAAATACGCCGGCCGCCTGGTGCCCGGCATGTCGGTGGTGGCCGAGGTGGAACTGGGCCAGGACGTCAAGCCGACCCAGACCGCGGCCGTCCACTAA
- a CDS encoding DHA2 family efflux MFS transporter permease subunit, which produces MTTLSKPAAVGPTSGAVPGAPANGAAALRGPVDLRTWIAIAAGMLGAFMAVLDIQITNSSLRDILGTLSATQEEGSWISTAYLCAEIVVIPLTALFTRAFGVRNYMIGTTALFLVFSTLCGAAWSLESMIVFRMLQGFTGGALIPMAMTLVMTLLPPSKRATGMAIFGLTATLAPAMGPTLGGYLSELYGWPSIFYINWVPGVLLIAGMAWGLHPEKANLRTLVKADWLGIALMAMGLACLTIFLEEGNSKDWFDSSFIVAFAALSLTGLLGWVALSFSKPEPFVNLRLYGQRNFLVATTLSAVIGMGLYGSSYLLPLYLGQIAGYTPMQIGEVIAWVGLPQLLVMPFAARLSSKVDNRILCSFGLFMFGISCIMNSFMDATTGYDQLMWTQVVRAIGQPFVMLTLSNFAMSGLQPRDMGSASSLFNMTRNLGGSIGIALLATSLTNREHFHSARLGEAVSSYAPATQERLDMLTQGFIAKGIDPASASTQALAVVDRLVRREAYVMAYNDGFWIIGMILLGCIAAIWMADKVKSPGGGSGAH; this is translated from the coding sequence ATGACGACCCTGAGCAAACCCGCCGCAGTCGGCCCGACCTCGGGGGCAGTCCCCGGCGCGCCTGCAAACGGCGCCGCGGCCTTGCGCGGCCCGGTGGACCTGCGCACCTGGATCGCGATCGCCGCTGGCATGCTGGGCGCCTTCATGGCGGTGCTCGACATCCAGATCACGAATTCCTCGCTGCGCGACATCCTCGGCACCCTGTCGGCCACGCAGGAAGAAGGCTCGTGGATCTCGACCGCCTACCTGTGCGCCGAAATCGTCGTGATCCCGCTGACGGCGCTGTTTACGCGCGCTTTCGGCGTGCGCAACTACATGATCGGCACCACCGCGCTGTTCCTGGTGTTCTCGACCCTGTGCGGCGCGGCCTGGAGCCTGGAAAGCATGATCGTGTTCCGCATGCTGCAGGGCTTCACCGGCGGCGCGCTGATCCCGATGGCGATGACCCTCGTGATGACGCTGCTGCCGCCGTCGAAGCGCGCCACCGGCATGGCCATCTTTGGCCTGACCGCGACGCTGGCGCCGGCCATGGGTCCGACCCTGGGCGGCTACCTGTCGGAGCTGTATGGCTGGCCGTCGATCTTCTACATCAACTGGGTGCCGGGCGTGCTGCTGATCGCCGGCATGGCCTGGGGCCTGCATCCCGAGAAGGCCAACCTCAGGACGCTGGTGAAGGCCGACTGGCTGGGCATCGCGCTGATGGCGATGGGCCTGGCCTGCCTGACGATCTTCCTGGAAGAGGGCAATTCGAAGGACTGGTTCGATTCGAGTTTCATCGTGGCCTTCGCCGCGCTGTCGCTCACGGGCCTCCTGGGCTGGGTGGCGCTGAGCTTCTCGAAGCCGGAACCGTTCGTCAACCTGCGCCTCTACGGCCAGCGCAACTTCCTGGTGGCGACCACGCTGTCGGCGGTGATCGGCATGGGCCTGTATGGTTCCTCTTACCTGCTGCCGCTGTACCTGGGCCAGATCGCCGGCTATACGCCGATGCAGATCGGCGAAGTGATCGCCTGGGTCGGCCTGCCGCAATTGCTGGTGATGCCGTTCGCGGCCAGGCTGTCCTCGAAAGTGGACAACCGCATCCTGTGCAGCTTCGGCCTGTTCATGTTCGGCATCTCGTGCATCATGAATTCGTTCATGGACGCCACCACCGGCTACGACCAGCTGATGTGGACGCAGGTCGTGCGCGCCATTGGCCAGCCCTTCGTGATGCTGACCCTGTCGAACTTCGCGATGTCGGGCTTGCAGCCGCGCGACATGGGCTCGGCCTCGAGCCTGTTCAACATGACCCGCAACCTGGGCGGCTCGATCGGCATCGCGCTGCTGGCGACCTCGCTCACCAACCGCGAACACTTCCACTCGGCGCGCCTGGGCGAAGCGGTTTCCAGCTATGCGCCCGCGACCCAGGAACGCCTCGATATGCTGACCCAGGGCTTCATCGCCAAGGGCATCGATCCCGCCAGCGCCTCAACCCAAGCGCTGGCCGTGGTCGACCGCCTGGTGCGGCGCGAAGCCTATGTGATGGCCTATAACGACGGCTTCTGGATCATCGGCATGATCCTGCTCGGCTGTATCGCGGCGATCTGGATGGCCGACAAGGTCAAGTCGCCGGGTGGCGGCTCAGGCGCCCATTGA
- a CDS encoding efflux transporter outer membrane subunit, translated as MFKPLATVIAIGALLAGCTTLGPDFKAPDAPAQTAFRHLDAGSDSARLPAAWWTVFHDATLDSLEARALRDNPGVQAAAQRLLQAQAQLGVVRAGQLPGVSVGAGVSNARTSAETSQGLALGGRSIEGNNYSVGASLSYELDLWGRVRRVVEASDAQALAAQDDRDGVILLLSSQVASSYWQLRGLDAERAILEGALATRRESQELVEARFNAGLSNELDVSRARIERANAEADLHEVQRQRNLVEHALATLVGSTPSAPLLAAQMDTTAAQLPQPPAIPVGLPASLVGQRPDLAASVAQLKAANAQIGVAEGAFYPALSLTGNFGYASQSLNDLTNGDARQFSAGPLALSLPIFDGGRNRANLALAQARYDEALANHRTKLLTALREVEDALSDLQQRQQQGDVQARSQQAAARALLVAQARYERGVSTYLDVTDAQRSTLAADRAAAQIRTQRLLATVAVARALGGGWEQGEALATVR; from the coding sequence ATGTTCAAACCTCTCGCCACCGTCATCGCGATCGGCGCACTGCTCGCCGGCTGCACCACGCTCGGCCCGGATTTCAAGGCGCCCGACGCGCCTGCGCAAACGGCGTTCCGCCATCTCGACGCGGGCAGCGACAGCGCGCGCCTGCCGGCCGCCTGGTGGACCGTATTCCATGACGCCACCCTCGACAGCCTCGAGGCACGCGCGCTGCGCGATAATCCGGGCGTGCAGGCAGCGGCCCAGCGCCTGCTGCAGGCGCAGGCGCAACTCGGCGTGGTGCGCGCCGGCCAGCTGCCGGGCGTCTCGGTCGGCGCCGGTGTGTCGAATGCCCGCACCTCGGCCGAAACCTCGCAGGGCCTGGCCCTGGGCGGCCGCTCGATCGAGGGCAATAACTACAGCGTCGGCGCCTCGCTGTCGTATGAGCTCGACCTGTGGGGCCGCGTGCGCCGCGTCGTCGAGGCCAGCGATGCGCAGGCGCTGGCGGCGCAGGATGACCGCGACGGCGTGATCCTGCTGCTGTCGAGCCAGGTCGCCTCGTCGTACTGGCAGCTGCGTGGGTTGGACGCCGAGCGGGCGATCCTGGAGGGCGCCCTGGCCACGCGCCGCGAGTCGCAGGAACTGGTGGAGGCCCGCTTCAATGCCGGCCTGTCGAACGAACTGGACGTGTCGCGCGCGCGCATCGAGCGCGCCAACGCCGAAGCCGACCTGCACGAGGTGCAGCGCCAGCGCAACCTGGTGGAACATGCGCTGGCCACGCTGGTGGGCAGCACGCCCAGTGCGCCCTTGCTGGCGGCGCAGATGGATACCACGGCCGCGCAACTGCCGCAGCCGCCCGCGATTCCCGTCGGCCTGCCGGCCAGTCTGGTGGGCCAGCGGCCCGACCTGGCGGCCAGCGTGGCGCAACTGAAGGCGGCCAATGCGCAGATCGGCGTGGCCGAAGGCGCCTTCTATCCGGCGCTGTCGCTGACCGGGAATTTCGGCTACGCCTCGCAAAGCCTGAACGACCTGACGAACGGCGACGCGCGCCAGTTCTCGGCCGGCCCGCTGGCGCTGTCGCTGCCGATCTTCGATGGCGGACGCAATCGCGCCAACCTGGCGCTGGCCCAGGCACGCTATGACGAGGCGCTGGCCAACCATCGGACGAAGTTGTTGACGGCGCTGCGCGAGGTGGAAGACGCGCTGTCGGACCTGCAGCAGCGCCAGCAACAGGGCGATGTGCAGGCCCGGTCGCAACAGGCCGCGGCGCGCGCGCTGCTGGTGGCGCAGGCGCGCTACGAGCGCGGCGTGTCGACCTATCTCGACGTGACCGACGCCCAGCGCAGCACGCTGGCGGCGGACCGCGCCGCGGCCCAGATCCGCACCCAGCGCCTGCTGGCGACGGTGGCGGTGGCGCGCGCGCTCGGCGGCGGTTGGGAGCAGGGGGAGGCGCTGGCGACGGTGCGATAA
- a CDS encoding dipeptidyl-peptidase 3 family protein: MKTILAPLVLCAAIGAAVAPAAYAQTAPTAASADQLQAMSKRFAPVELRADVPHLSKGDRAAIALLIEAARIIDTLQLRQRWAHNEALWNALKNDTTPLGRARLDAFWLNKGPWSNLDNNASFMPAEYAGIRIPAKKPEGANFYPEGAAKASLENWMNGLAPEQKKEAQWFFTVIRTGPDGKLRTVKYSDEYRPELEKLAKLLRDAAASTDNASLKKFLSLRADAFLSNDYLASDFAWMDLDSPVDVTIGPYETYNDELFGYKAAFEAYVSIRDPKETAKLDFFGKHLQELEDNLPLDKQYRNPKVGAIAPMVVVNEVYGAGDGNMGVQTAAYNLPNDERVIRERGSKRVMLKNVQQAKFASTLTPISKHVLKPADQKDLDFDSFFTHILAHEIMHGLGPHHTKKDGRDSTPRQDLKETYSTIEEAKADITGLWALQYMMDKGLLKDTLGQGAAAERKLYNTFLASSFRTLHFGLSSSHARGMAIQVNYLLDKGGFVAHDDGTFSVDFKKIKGAVIDLDREFLTIEATGDHARAKAMMDQYVVIRPEVRRALDKLKTVPNDIRPAFVTAESLLK, from the coding sequence ATGAAAACCATCCTCGCACCACTCGTGCTGTGCGCCGCGATCGGCGCCGCTGTTGCCCCGGCTGCGTACGCGCAAACGGCGCCGACGGCCGCCAGCGCCGACCAGCTGCAAGCCATGTCGAAACGCTTCGCGCCGGTCGAGCTGCGCGCCGATGTGCCGCACTTGTCGAAAGGCGACCGCGCCGCCATCGCCCTGCTGATCGAAGCGGCCAGGATCATCGACACGCTGCAGCTGCGCCAGCGCTGGGCCCACAACGAGGCGCTGTGGAATGCGCTCAAGAACGACACCACGCCGCTCGGCCGCGCGCGCCTGGACGCCTTCTGGCTCAACAAGGGCCCGTGGTCGAACCTCGACAACAATGCCTCGTTCATGCCGGCCGAGTATGCGGGCATCAGGATTCCGGCGAAGAAGCCCGAGGGCGCCAACTTCTATCCGGAAGGCGCTGCCAAGGCGTCGCTCGAGAACTGGATGAACGGCCTGGCGCCGGAGCAGAAGAAAGAGGCGCAGTGGTTCTTCACCGTCATCCGCACCGGCCCGGACGGCAAGCTGCGCACCGTGAAATATTCGGACGAGTACCGCCCCGAACTGGAAAAGCTGGCGAAGCTGCTGCGCGACGCGGCGGCATCCACCGACAACGCCTCGCTCAAGAAATTTTTGAGCCTGCGCGCCGACGCCTTTCTGTCCAACGACTACCTGGCCTCGGACTTCGCCTGGATGGACCTCGACTCGCCGGTCGACGTGACCATCGGGCCCTACGAAACCTATAACGACGAGCTGTTTGGCTACAAGGCCGCCTTCGAAGCCTATGTGAGCATCCGCGATCCGAAGGAAACGGCGAAGCTGGACTTCTTCGGCAAGCATCTGCAGGAACTCGAAGACAACCTCCCGCTGGACAAGCAGTACCGCAACCCGAAGGTCGGCGCCATCGCGCCGATGGTGGTGGTCAACGAGGTCTATGGCGCCGGCGACGGCAATATGGGCGTGCAGACCGCGGCCTACAACCTGCCGAACGACGAGCGCGTGATCCGCGAGCGCGGCTCCAAGCGCGTGATGCTCAAGAACGTGCAGCAGGCGAAGTTCGCGTCGACGCTCACCCCGATCAGCAAGCACGTGCTCAAGCCAGCGGACCAGAAGGACCTGGACTTCGATTCCTTCTTCACCCACATCCTGGCGCACGAGATCATGCACGGCCTGGGACCGCACCACACGAAGAAGGACGGCAGGGACTCGACCCCGCGCCAGGACCTGAAGGAAACCTATTCGACCATCGAGGAAGCCAAGGCCGACATCACCGGCCTGTGGGCGCTGCAGTACATGATGGACAAGGGGCTGCTGAAGGACACGCTGGGGCAGGGCGCGGCGGCCGAGCGCAAGCTGTACAACACCTTCCTGGCCTCGAGCTTTCGCACCCTGCACTTCGGCCTGAGCTCTTCGCACGCGCGCGGCATGGCGATCCAGGTCAACTACCTGCTCGACAAGGGCGGCTTCGTCGCCCACGACGACGGCACCTTCTCGGTCGACTTCAAGAAGATCAAGGGGGCCGTGATCGACCTGGACCGCGAATTCCTGACCATCGAGGCCACCGGCGACCATGCGCGCGCCAAGGCGATGATGGACCAATACGTGGTGATCCGTCCCGAGGTGCGCAGGGCGCTCGACAAGCTGAAGACGGTGCCGAACGATATCCGGCCGGCGTTCGTGACGGCAGAGAGCCTGCTGAAGTAG
- a CDS encoding methyl-accepting chemotaxis protein, producing the protein MKTKNLTIGARLAIGYGAVFLLMIALVALAVNRVGRIESVLNHINEVNRVKQRHAINFRGSVHDRAIALRDVALAADAAGASAPIALIGTLDDNYARSAGPLDALFNERKDILPEEKEALAAIKAQESRTKPLIARVVALHAAGQLLEANALLAQEAAPAFTAWLASINRLIDLEEKLSNEAAAEARRMANGFFGWMALLCAGAIAAGSAAAWYISRGLLRQLGGQPDYAASIASAIASGDLGVEIVTRPGDRGSLLFAMQGMRDSLVRIVAQVRNGTLAIGAVSTEIADGNRDLASRTERQNGTLQATAASVEQLTGTVRQNADNARQANMLAESASEVAQRGGKVVAEVVGTMAAINESSKKIVDIIGVIDGIAFQTNILALNAAVEAARAGEQGRGFAVVATEVRNLAQRSAAAAKEIKVLIGSSVERVDAGARLVDQAGATMDEIVTGVKRVTDIMAEISHASAEQNAGIEQVNGAIGQIDDATRQNAELVQQASQAAVSLEDEAERLAQLVSIFRLDGAAAQALPAGRTRPALTA; encoded by the coding sequence ATGAAGACCAAGAACCTGACCATCGGCGCCCGCCTGGCAATCGGCTACGGCGCCGTTTTCCTGTTGATGATCGCACTCGTCGCGCTGGCCGTGAACCGCGTGGGCCGGATCGAGAGCGTTCTCAACCATATCAACGAAGTCAACAGAGTCAAGCAACGCCACGCCATCAATTTCCGCGGCAGCGTGCATGACCGCGCGATCGCCTTGCGCGACGTGGCGCTGGCGGCGGACGCGGCCGGCGCCAGCGCGCCGATCGCCCTGATCGGCACGCTGGACGACAACTATGCGCGCTCGGCCGGCCCGCTGGACGCGCTGTTCAATGAGCGCAAGGACATCCTGCCGGAAGAAAAGGAAGCGCTGGCCGCGATCAAGGCCCAGGAAAGCCGCACCAAGCCGCTGATCGCGCGCGTGGTGGCGTTGCACGCGGCCGGCCAGCTCCTCGAGGCGAACGCGCTGCTGGCGCAAGAGGCGGCGCCGGCCTTCACTGCCTGGCTGGCCAGCATCAACCGCCTGATCGACCTCGAGGAAAAGCTGAGCAACGAGGCGGCCGCCGAGGCGCGCCGCATGGCCAACGGCTTCTTCGGGTGGATGGCGCTGCTGTGCGCGGGCGCGATCGCGGCCGGCTCGGCGGCGGCCTGGTACATCAGCCGCGGCCTGCTGCGCCAGCTCGGCGGCCAGCCGGACTATGCGGCCTCGATCGCCAGCGCCATCGCCAGCGGCGACCTGGGCGTGGAGATCGTCACCCGCCCTGGCGACCGCGGCAGCCTGCTGTTCGCGATGCAGGGCATGCGCGACAGCCTGGTGCGCATCGTGGCACAAGTGCGCAACGGCACCCTGGCGATCGGCGCCGTGTCGACCGAGATCGCGGACGGCAACCGCGACCTGGCCAGCCGCACCGAGCGCCAGAACGGCACCCTGCAGGCGACCGCCGCCTCGGTCGAGCAACTGACCGGCACCGTGCGCCAGAATGCCGACAATGCGCGCCAGGCGAACATGCTGGCAGAATCGGCCTCCGAAGTGGCGCAGCGCGGCGGCAAGGTCGTGGCCGAGGTGGTGGGCACGATGGCGGCGATCAATGAATCGTCGAAGAAGATCGTGGACATCATCGGCGTGATCGATGGCATCGCGTTCCAGACCAATATCCTGGCGCTCAATGCAGCGGTGGAAGCGGCCCGCGCCGGCGAGCAGGGCCGCGGCTTCGCCGTGGTGGCGACCGAGGTGCGCAACCTGGCGCAGCGTTCGGCGGCGGCGGCCAAGGAGATCAAGGTCCTGATCGGCAGCTCGGTCGAGCGGGTCGATGCCGGCGCGCGCCTGGTGGACCAGGCCGGCGCGACGATGGACGAGATCGTTACCGGCGTCAAGCGCGTGACCGACATCATGGCCGAGATCAGCCATGCGTCCGCGGAACAGAATGCCGGCATCGAGCAGGTCAACGGTGCGATCGGCCAGATCGACGACGCCACGCGCCAGAACGCGGAACTGGTGCAGCAGGCCAGCCAGGCCGCGGTTTCGCTGGAAGATGAGGCGGAGCGCCTGGCGCAGCTGGTGAGCATTTTCCGTCTCGACGGCGCCGCCGCGCAGGCCTTGCCGGCTGGGCGGACGCGGCCGGCGTTGACCGCCTGA